In the Suncus etruscus isolate mSunEtr1 chromosome 20, mSunEtr1.pri.cur, whole genome shotgun sequence genome, one interval contains:
- the XPC gene encoding DNA repair protein complementing XP-C cells, with protein MPAHKGSLEEEDEEESEDDWEEVEELNEPAPEHVGESTALAKILEPVEIEIETPEQLKARERSEKMKTEFETYIRRVMKRFNKEVHENTHKVHLLCLLAHGLQHNYICSQPDLQAIGLSILPASFTKVPPENVDSYFLSNLVKWFIGTFTLNSDLFTDEHHSLQTTLERRFAIYSARTEEELVHIFLLILRALQLMSRLVLSLQPIPLKFTAAKENKPPQERSTNDARGSPETSSPRAKPKLKAKAARQAHAKGKQSKARRRRSPASSSSGEDDDEEAEQEGTPRRRVPQKRRVAARVSYKEESGSDEAAPDSDPEFSSEEAQPSRSQKQKTEVTSPSDSSTPHGSPAAPRGLPAASTGPVSSRKGRKVPIAVKAAGMDQWLEVFCQREEKWLCVDCVHGVVDQPLTCYQYATKPLTYVVGIDSDGRVRDVTQRYDPAWMTATRKCRVDAEWWAETLRPYQSPPIEREKKEDLEFQAKHLDQPLPTSIGTYKNHPLYALKRHLLKYEAIYPESAAILGYCRGEAVYSRDCVHTLHSRDTWLKQARVVRLGELPYKMVKGYSNRIRKARLAEPLLRDQNDLGLFGRWQTEEYQPPVAVDGKVPRNEFGNVYLFKPSMMPIGCVQLHLPNLQRVARKLDIDCVPAITGFDFHGGYSHPVSEGYIVCEEHKDVLLTAWENEQALLEKKEQEKREKRALGNWKLLVRGLLIRERLRLRYGAKNEPMASHSGAGEGLSSDEEEGTSSQAAAKILAASWPQNRKTEEEQKPEHPKKTKKGKKEADSHLFPFEKL; from the exons AACTTAACGAGCCTGCACCCGAGCATGTGGGAGAGAGCACAGCTTTGGCCAAGATACTGGAGCCCGTGGAGATAGAGATTGAGACGCCGGAGCAGCTGAAGGCGAGAGAGAGGAG TGAGAAGATGAAGACAGAGTTTGAGACCTACATCCGGCGGGTGATGAAGCGTTTCAACAAAGAGGTCCATGAGaacacacacaag GTCCACCTTCTGTGCCTGCTCGCCCACGGCCTCCAACACAACTATATTTGCAGCCAGCCTGACCTACAAGCCATCGGCCTGTCCATCTTGCCTGCCAGTTTCACCAAAGTGCCTCCCGAGAATGTGGACAGCTACTTCCTGTCCAATCTGGTGAAGTG GTTCATTGGCACTTTTACTCTGAACTCGGACCTTTTCACTGATGAGCATCACAGCCTGCAGACCACCCTGGAGAGGAGATTTGCCATTTACTCTGCCCGCACTGAGGAAGAATTGGTCCAT ATTTTTCTGCTCATTCTCCGGGCCCTGCAGCTCATGAGCCGGCTGGTCTTATCTCTGCAGCCCATCCCTCTGAAGTTCACAGCTGCAAAG GAAAACAAACCTCCCCAGGAGAGGTCCACCAACGATGCCAGAGGCTCTCCAGAAACTTCTAGCCCCAGAGCAAAACCCAAGCTCAAAGCCAAGGCTGCCCGTCAGGCCCATGCCAAAGGGAAGCAGAGTAAGGCCAGGAGAAGACGGAGCCCAGCCTCCTCCTCCAGCGGGGAGGACGACGACGAGGAGGCAGAACAGGAGGGAACCCCCAGACGCCGGGTCCCCCAGAAGCGACGGGTGGCTGCTAGGGTGTCTTACAAAGAGGAGAGCGGGAGTGATGAAGCTGCCCCCGACTCTGACCCCGAGTTTTCCAGTGAGGAGGCCCAGCCCAGCCGATCACAGAAGCAGAAGACTGAGGTGACATCGCCCAGTGACTCCAGTACTCCACATGGAAGCCCCGCTGCACCCCGGGGCTTGCCCGCAGCCTCCACAGGCCCTGTGAGCAGTAGAAAAGGCAGGAAAGTCCCCATAGCGGTGAAGGCGGCCGGCATGGACCAGTGGCTGGAGGTATTCTGCCAGCGGGAGGAGAAGTGGCTGTGTGTTGACTGTGTGCATGGCGTGGTGGACCAGCCCCTCACCTGCTACCAGTACGCCACCAAGCCCCTGACCTACGTGGTGGGCATCGACAGTGACGGCCGCGTCCGGGACGTCACCCAGAGGTACGACCCCGCCTGGATGACGGCAACCCGAAAGTGCCGGGTGGACGCCGAGTGGTGGGCCGAGACCTTGCGGCCTTACCAGAGCCCCCCGAttgagagggagaagaaagaggacCTGGAG tTCCAGGCAAAACACCTGGACCAGCCTTTACCCACCTCCATTGGCACCTACAAGAACCACCCCCTGTATGCTCTAAAAAGGCACCTGCTGAAATACGAGGCGATCTACCCAGAGTCAGCTGCCATCCTTGGCTATTGCCGCGGAGAGGCCGTCTACTCCAG GGATTGCGTGCATACACTGCACTCCAGGGACACATGGCTGAAGCAGGCAAGAGTGGTGCGGCTGGGAGAATTGCCCTACAAG ATGGTGAAGGGCTATTCAAACCGAATCCGGAAGGCACGTCTCGCCGAGCCCCTGCTGCGTGACCAAAAcgacctgggcctgtttggccgGTGGCAGACAGAGGAGTACCAGCCGCCTGTGGCTGTGGATGGCAAG GTGCCCCGGAATGAGTTCGGGAACGTGTACCTCTTCAAGCCTAGCATGATGCCCATTGGCTGCGTCCAGCTGCATCTGCCCAATCTGCAGCGCGTGGCCCGCAAGCTGGACATCGACTGTGTCCCAGCCATCACCGGCTTCGACTTCCACGGAGGCTACTCCCACCCTGT ATCGGAGGGGTACATAGTATGTGAGGAGCATAAGGACGTGCTGCTGACCGCCTGGGAAAACGAGCAGGCACTCCTGGAAAAGAAGGAGCAGGAG AAGAGGGAGAAGCGGGCTCTGGGGAACTGGAAGCTGCTGGTCAGGGGACTGCTGATCCGGGAGCGGCTGCGGCTGCGCTACGGGGCCAAG AATGAGCCTATGGCTTCccactcaggggctggagagggccTCTCGTCTGACGAGGAAGAAGGAACCAGCTCTCAAGCGGCAGCCAAGATCCTGGCGGCCTCCTGGCCCCAGAACCGCAAAACTGAAGAGGAGCAAAAGCCCGAGCACCCCAAGAAGaccaagaagggaaagaaggaggcgGATTCCCACCTCTTCCCCTTTGAGAAACTGTGA
- the TMEM43 gene encoding transmembrane protein 43, which yields MDRNSSSTSNRREHVKITTNPQPGFLERLSETSGGMFVGLMTFLISFYLIFTNEGRALKTATSLDEGLSLVVSPDSIHTVAPENEGRLIHIIGALRTSKLLSDPNYGVHLPAVKLRRQVEMYQWVESEESREYTEDGQVKTERKYSYNTEWRSELVSSRNFDREIGHKNPSAMAVESFTATAPFVQIGRFFLSAGLIEKVDNFKPLSLSKLEDPHVDIIRRGDYFYHSENPKYPEVGDLRVSFSYAGLSGDHPDLGPAHVVTVIARQRGDQLGPYSTKSGDTLLLLHHGDFSAEEVFRREQKSNSLKTWGLRAAGWMAMFMGINLMTRIIYTLVDWFPIFRDLVNIGLKAFAVCMATSLTLLTVAAGWLFYRPLWALFFSSLALVPLIIARTRVTAKKLE from the exons ATGGACAGGAAT TCTTCCAGTACAAGTAACAGGCGAGAACATGTCAAAATTACAACTAACCCACAGCCGGGCTTCCTGGAGCGACTGAGTGAGACATCGGGCGGCATGTTTGTGGGACTCATGACCTTCTTGATCTCCTTCTACTTAATCTTCACCAATGAG GGCCGCGCACTGAAGACTGCCACCTCTTTGGACGAGGGGCTCTCACTCGTCGTATCCCCAGACAGCATCCACACTGTGGCACCAGAGAATGAGGGGCGACTCATACACATCATTGGGGCTCTTCGGACGTCCAAG CTCTTGTCAGATCCCAACTACGGAGTCCACCTGCCAGCGGTGAAGCTGCGCCGGCAAGTGGAGATGTACCAGTGGGTAGAAAGCGAGGAGTCCAG GGAGTACACCGAAGATGGGCAGGTGAAGACGGAGAGGAAGTATTCCTACA ACACTGAGTGGAGGTCAGAGCTCGTCAGTAGCAGAAACTTTGACCGAGAGATTGGCCACAAAAACCCCAG TGCCATGGCAGTGGAGTCCTTCACAGCAACAGCTCCTTTTGTCCAGATCGGCAGGTTCTTCCTCTCAGCCG GCCTTATTGAAAAAGTCGACAACTTCAAGCCCCTGAGCCTGTCCAAGCTGGAAGACCCGCATGTGGACATCATTCGCCGGGGGGACTATTTCTACCACAGTGAAAACCCCAAGTATCCGGAG GTTGGGGACCTGCGTGTTTCCTTTTCCTACGCAGGGCTGAGTGGCGACCACCCTGACCTGGGTCCGGCCCATGTG GTGACTGTGATTGCCCGGCAGCGGGGTGACCAGCTCGGCCCTTATTCCACCAAATCTGGGGACACTTTGCTGCTGTTGCACCATGGTGACTTCTCAGCGGAG GAGGTGTTCCGTCGAGAACAAAAGAGCAACTCTTTAAAGACGTGGGGCCTGCGGGCAGCTGGCTGGATGGCCATGTTTATGGGCATCAATCTCATGACCCGTATCATCTACACCCTGG TGGACTGGTTCCCCATCTTCCGAGACCTGGTCAACATCGGCCTGAAGGCCTTTGCCGTATGCATGGCTACCTCGCTAACGCTGCTGACCGTGGCTGCTGGCTGGCTCTTCTACCGGCCCCTCTGGGCCCTCTTCTTCAGCTCATTAGCCCTGGTGCCCCTCATCATTGCTCGGACCAGGGTGACGGCCAAAAAGCTGGAGTGA